Proteins from a genomic interval of Mycobacterium conspicuum:
- a CDS encoding proton-conducting transporter transmembrane domain-containing protein produces MAGLLLAAILAPIGASVATAIAGWRRATAIAIVLSAVTVLGCGVALGTHVGSGARFAWGGLLRVDALTVTMLIVIGIVATLATWASIGYVDTELSHGHTDARGARGYGALTAAFLAAMVVAVCANNIGVTWVAIEATTVITAFLVGHRHTRGALEASWKYVVICSVGIAIAFLGTVLLYYAAEHAGAPAAAALNLDVLTAHAHGLHPGTTRLAGGLLLIGYGAKAGLFPFHTWLADAHGQAPAPVSALMSGVLLAVAFSTVIRIKPVVDTATGPTFMRSGLLVIGLATLVIAALMLTVTSDIKRMFAYSSMENMGLIAIAAAAGTTLGIAALLLHVLAHGIGKTVLFLAGGQLQAAHNSTAIADITAVLRRSRLIGVSLAVGVIVLLGLPPFAMFASELGIVRSLAGARLGWALGAGMLMIAVAFAALARNAGRMLLGGGGGAPPIAVPRTVAVALAIGVVASIALGISAGPLAGLFTMAAASVGAAP; encoded by the coding sequence ATGGCCGGCCTGTTGCTTGCTGCCATCCTCGCACCCATCGGTGCGTCAGTCGCCACCGCGATCGCCGGATGGCGCCGTGCGACCGCGATCGCGATCGTCCTTTCCGCGGTGACGGTGCTCGGCTGCGGCGTGGCGTTGGGGACGCATGTCGGCTCGGGGGCGCGGTTCGCGTGGGGTGGACTGCTGCGCGTCGACGCGCTCACCGTCACCATGCTGATCGTCATCGGAATCGTTGCGACACTGGCCACTTGGGCCAGTATCGGCTACGTCGACACCGAACTCAGCCACGGCCACACCGACGCGCGCGGCGCGCGAGGATACGGGGCGCTGACGGCCGCGTTCCTGGCGGCGATGGTTGTTGCGGTGTGCGCCAACAACATCGGCGTGACCTGGGTTGCCATCGAAGCCACCACGGTGATCACCGCCTTCCTGGTCGGGCACCGTCACACCCGCGGGGCGCTGGAAGCGAGCTGGAAATACGTCGTGATCTGCTCGGTCGGCATCGCGATCGCCTTTTTGGGCACGGTGCTGCTGTACTACGCCGCCGAACATGCCGGCGCGCCCGCCGCCGCCGCCCTGAATCTCGACGTCTTGACCGCGCACGCGCACGGGCTGCATCCCGGCACCACCCGCCTGGCCGGCGGGCTGCTGCTGATCGGCTATGGCGCCAAGGCCGGCCTGTTTCCGTTCCACACCTGGTTGGCCGACGCCCACGGCCAGGCCCCGGCCCCGGTTTCGGCGCTGATGAGCGGTGTCCTGCTGGCGGTGGCCTTTTCGACGGTGATCCGCATCAAACCCGTTGTCGACACCGCGACCGGACCGACCTTCATGCGGTCGGGGCTGCTGGTGATCGGGCTGGCGACCCTGGTCATCGCGGCCCTGATGCTGACCGTCACCTCCGACATCAAGCGGATGTTTGCCTACTCCTCGATGGAGAACATGGGCCTGATCGCGATCGCGGCGGCCGCCGGAACCACGCTGGGGATCGCCGCGCTGCTGCTGCACGTGCTCGCTCACGGGATCGGCAAGACGGTCCTGTTCCTGGCCGGCGGCCAGCTGCAGGCCGCGCACAACTCGACCGCGATCGCCGACATCACCGCCGTGCTGCGCCGTTCGCGGCTGATCGGTGTGTCGCTTGCCGTCGGCGTGATCGTGCTGCTCGGATTGCCGCCGTTTGCGATGTTCGCCAGCGAGCTGGGGATCGTCCGCTCGCTGGCCGGCGCCCGGCTCGGCTGGGCCCTCGGCGCGGGGATGCTGATGATCGCGGTCGCCTTTGCCGCGTTGGCGCGCAACGCGGGCCGCATGCTGCTGGGCGGTGGTGGCGG
- a CDS encoding respiratory chain complex I subunit 1 family protein yields the protein MNMLSYVAGAVQIGIVMAGAPLVVGLTRQVRARWEGRVGGGLLQPWRDIVKQLGKQRITPHGTTVVFAAAPAVVAGSALLIAAIAPLVATGSPLDASADLFAVVGLLFVGTVALTLAGIDTGTSFGGMGASREITIAALVEPTILLAVFALSIPAGSANLGALVAHTIDHPGQVVSLAAVLAFAALVVVIVAETGRLPVDNPATHLELTMVHEAMVLEYAGPRLALVEWAAGMRLTVLLALLANLFAPWGIAGGQPGAVDIVVGAAAVAAKVTLLAAMLATVEVFVAKLRLFRVPELLAGSFLLALLAVTSANFFAVPA from the coding sequence ATGAACATGCTCTCCTACGTCGCGGGCGCGGTGCAGATCGGCATCGTGATGGCCGGGGCACCGCTGGTGGTCGGCCTCACCCGTCAGGTGCGGGCGCGCTGGGAGGGCCGCGTCGGCGGCGGGCTGCTGCAGCCGTGGCGCGACATCGTCAAACAGCTTGGCAAACAACGGATTACCCCACATGGCACGACGGTGGTGTTCGCGGCCGCGCCCGCCGTCGTCGCCGGATCGGCGTTGCTCATCGCCGCGATCGCGCCGCTGGTCGCGACCGGATCCCCGCTCGACGCCAGCGCGGATCTGTTCGCCGTCGTGGGCCTGCTGTTCGTCGGCACCGTCGCACTGACCCTGGCCGGCATCGACACCGGCACCTCGTTCGGCGGCATGGGAGCCAGCCGCGAGATCACCATCGCGGCGCTGGTCGAGCCCACAATTTTGTTGGCCGTTTTCGCGCTGTCCATCCCGGCGGGATCCGCCAATCTCGGTGCGCTGGTGGCGCATACGATCGATCACCCGGGGCAGGTGGTGTCGCTGGCCGCGGTGCTGGCCTTCGCCGCGCTGGTCGTCGTGATCGTCGCCGAGACCGGCCGGTTGCCGGTGGACAACCCGGCCACCCATCTCGAGCTGACGATGGTGCACGAGGCGATGGTCCTGGAATATGCCGGCCCGCGGCTGGCGCTGGTCGAGTGGGCGGCCGGCATGCGGCTCACGGTTCTGCTGGCCTTGCTGGCAAACCTGTTCGCGCCGTGGGGAATCGCCGGCGGCCAGCCCGGCGCGGTCGACATCGTCGTCGGCGCCGCCGCGGTGGCGGCCAAGGTGACCCTGCTGGCGGCAATGCTGGCCACCGTAGAGGTGTTCGTGGCGAAGCTGCGGCTGTTCCGGGTGCCCGAGCTGCTGGCCGGGTCCTTTCTGCTCGCGCTGCTCGCGGTCACCTCGGCCAACTTCTTCGCGGTGCCGGCATGA
- a CDS encoding proton-conducting transporter transmembrane domain-containing protein — protein sequence MPLHRNDFSCPAAGVLTSLLGAGGVWAGALGMFGSPRAIGVAWLLPLSGVQLGLDRLGGFFMALTGAVALAAGLYLIGYARREHLGRPALAMVPTFVAAMLLVPAAASVSTFLLGWELMAVTSLVLVLTEHTRPQVRSAALLYAVMTQLGFAAILIGLMVLSAAGGADRFADLHRVPPGACTAVFVLTMAGFGSKAGLVPLHAWLPRAHPEAPTPVSALMSAAMVNLGIYGICRFDLQLLGPGPRWWGLTMMVVGAVSALYGVVQASVATDLKRLLAYSTTENLGLITLALGAATLFATFGAHGPATIAAAAAALHLVAHAAFKSLGFLAAGSVLTATGLRDLDRLGGLARRMPATTTLFGVAALGACGLPLGAGFVSEWLLIQALIHMAPGHATLLALTTPLAVGVVALTTGLGVAAMVKAFGIGFLARSRSAQAAQAREAPGTMVAGMVIAAAACVLLAVAPSIVAPALRRVVGALPAARAEFIDFGAVVRLPGLHSSIAPGAIAVCLALATVMAAALATWRRWRRPPPTSLPLWACGADDLTPRMQYTATAFAEPLQRVFDDVLRPDTDIEVTHTVESRYLADKIVYRSRIADAIEERCYTPLVRLMAAAAEMVRRAHNGRVHVYLAYGALGVLVVLVVAR from the coding sequence ATTCCATTACACCGCAACGATTTCAGCTGCCCCGCCGCGGGCGTGCTGACGTCGCTGCTTGGTGCGGGCGGAGTGTGGGCCGGCGCGCTCGGGATGTTCGGTTCGCCTCGCGCGATCGGCGTCGCGTGGTTGCTACCGCTGTCGGGAGTGCAGCTGGGACTCGATCGCTTGGGCGGCTTCTTCATGGCCCTCACCGGCGCGGTCGCGTTGGCCGCCGGCCTGTACCTGATCGGCTATGCCCGGCGCGAGCATCTGGGCCGCCCCGCGCTGGCCATGGTGCCCACGTTCGTCGCGGCCATGCTGCTGGTGCCCGCCGCGGCTTCGGTGTCGACGTTCCTGCTGGGGTGGGAGTTGATGGCCGTCACCTCGTTGGTATTGGTCCTGACCGAGCACACGCGCCCGCAGGTGCGCTCGGCCGCGCTGCTGTACGCGGTGATGACCCAGTTGGGCTTTGCGGCCATCCTGATCGGGCTGATGGTGTTGTCGGCCGCCGGCGGCGCGGACCGGTTTGCCGACCTGCACCGCGTGCCGCCGGGCGCGTGCACCGCGGTCTTCGTGCTGACGATGGCCGGGTTCGGGTCGAAGGCCGGCTTGGTGCCGCTACACGCCTGGTTGCCGCGCGCTCACCCCGAGGCGCCCACGCCGGTGTCGGCGCTGATGAGCGCGGCGATGGTCAACCTGGGGATCTATGGGATCTGTCGTTTCGATCTGCAGCTGCTTGGGCCGGGTCCGCGATGGTGGGGACTCACCATGATGGTCGTCGGCGCGGTGTCGGCGCTCTACGGCGTGGTACAGGCTTCGGTGGCCACGGATCTCAAACGGCTGCTTGCCTATTCGACAACCGAGAATCTCGGCTTGATCACGCTGGCGTTGGGAGCCGCGACCCTGTTCGCGACGTTCGGTGCGCACGGTCCGGCGACCATCGCCGCGGCCGCGGCGGCGCTGCATCTGGTCGCGCACGCGGCGTTCAAGAGCCTCGGGTTCCTGGCGGCCGGCTCGGTGCTGACCGCAACCGGGTTGCGCGACCTCGATCGGCTCGGCGGCCTGGCTCGCCGGATGCCGGCGACCACCACCCTGTTCGGGGTTGCCGCGCTTGGCGCCTGCGGGCTTCCGCTGGGCGCCGGCTTCGTCAGCGAGTGGCTGCTGATCCAGGCGCTGATTCACATGGCGCCCGGCCACGCCACGCTGCTGGCGCTGACCACGCCGTTGGCGGTCGGCGTCGTCGCGCTCACCACGGGTCTGGGCGTGGCCGCCATGGTCAAGGCATTCGGGATCGGGTTCCTGGCCCGGTCGCGCAGCGCGCAGGCCGCACAGGCGCGCGAAGCGCCGGGCACCATGGTGGCCGGCATGGTCATCGCGGCGGCGGCCTGCGTGCTGCTGGCGGTGGCGCCGTCGATCGTCGCACCGGCGTTGCGCCGTGTGGTCGGCGCGCTACCGGCGGCCCGCGCCGAATTCATCGACTTCGGCGCGGTGGTGCGCCTGCCCGGTTTGCACAGTTCGATCGCGCCCGGGGCGATCGCCGTCTGCCTCGCCCTGGCCACGGTCATGGCGGCCGCGCTGGCGACATGGCGACGGTGGCGGCGACCGCCGCCCACCTCGCTGCCGCTATGGGCCTGTGGCGCAGACGATCTCACCCCACGCATGCAGTACACGGCCACCGCGTTCGCCGAGCCGCTGCAACGGGTTTTCGACGACGTCCTGCGCCCGGACACCGATATCGAGGTCACGCACACCGTCGAGTCGCGGTACCTGGCGGACAAGATCGTCTACCGCAGCAGAATCGCCGACGCCATCGAGGAGCGCTGCTACACGCCGCTGGTCCGGCTGATGGCAGCCGCGGCGGAAATGGTTCGGCGGGCGCATAACGGCCGCGTGCACGTGTACCTGGCCTACGGTGCGCTCGGTGTGCTCGTCGTGCTGGTGGTGGCGCGATGA